One genomic region from Phragmites australis chromosome 1, lpPhrAust1.1, whole genome shotgun sequence encodes:
- the LOC133890596 gene encoding ammonium transporter 3 member 1, whose amino-acid sequence MSSDGAFNMSAAYTPGLGVPPWLNKGDNAWQMVSATLVGLQSVPGLVILYGSIVKKKWAVNSAFMALYAFAAVWLCWVTWAYKMSFGEKLLPFWGKAGTTLGHGFLLEQAALPRTTHYYHDGTLETAEITPFYPMASMVYFQCVFAAITLILLAGSLLGRMNFKAWMIFVPLWLTFSYTIGAFSIWGGGFLFHWGVMDYSGGYVIHLSSGVAGFTAAYWVGPRSTKDRERFPPNNVLLMLTGAGILWMGWAGFNGGDPYSANVDSSLAVLNTNICAATSLLVWTCLDVIFFKKPSVIGAVQGMITGLVCITPGAGLVQGWAAIMMGMLSGSIPWFTMMVVHKRSRLLQQVDDTLGVFHTHAVAGFLGGATTGLFAHPSLCTLFLPVSNSRGAFYGSGMQLVKQVGGALFIICWNVMVTSLVCLVVRLVVPLRMPDDELAIGDDAVHGEEAYALWGDGEKYDSTKHGWYSDHDTQHHKAPSGVTQNV is encoded by the exons ATGTCGTCGGATGGTGCGTTCAACATGTCGGCGGCGTACACGCCGGGCCTCGGCGTGCCGCCGTGGCTGAACAAGGGCGACAACGCGTGGCAGATGGTGTCGGCGACGCTGGTCGGGCTGCAGAGCGTGCCGGGGCTGGTGATCCTGTACGGCAGCATCGTCAAGAAGAAGTGGGCGGTGAACTCGGCGTTCATGGCGCTCTACGCGTTCGCCGCCGTGTGGCTGTGCTGGGTCACCTGGGCCTACAAGATGTCCTTCGGCGAGAAGCTGCTCCCGTTTTGGGGCAAGGCCGGGACGACGCTCGGGCACGGCTTCCTCCTGGAGCAGGCCGCGCTGCCGCGGACCACGCACTACTACCACGACGGCACCCTCGAGACCGCCGAGATCACGCCCTTCTACCCCATGGCGTCCATGGTCTACTTCCAGTGCGTCTTCGCCGCCATCACACTCATCCTGCTCGCCGGCTCCCTGCTCGGCCGCATGAATTTCAAGGCCTGGATGATCTTCGTCCCCCTCTGGCTCACCTTCTCCTACACCATCGGCGCCTTCTCCATCTGGGGCGGCGGTTTCCTCTTCCACTGGGGCGTCATGGACTACTCCGGTGGCTACGTCATCCACCTCTCCTCGGGCGTCGCCGGCTTCACCGCCGCCTACTGGGTCGGGCCAAGGTCCACCAAGGACAGGGAGAGGTTCCCGCCCAACAACGTCCTGCTCATGCTCACCGGCGCCGGGATTCTGTGGATGGGCTGGGCCGGATTCAACGGCGGGGACCCCTACTCCGCAAACGTCGACTCCTCCCTCGCCGTGCTCAACACCAACATCTGCGCCGCCACCAGCCTCCTAGTCTGGACCTGCCTCGACGTCATCTTCTTCAAGAAGCCCTCCGTCATCGGCGCCGTCCAGGGCATGATCACCGGCCTCGTCTGCATCACTCCCGGCGCAG GTCTGGTCCAGGGGTGGGCGGCGATCATGATGGGCATGCTCTCCGGCAGCATCCCGTGGTTCACGATGATGGTGGTGCACAAGCGCTCCCGGCTGCTGCAGCAAGTGGACGACACCCTGGGCGTGTTCCACACCCACGCCGTGGCCGGGTTCCTCGGCGGCGCCACCACGGGGCTCTTCGCGCACCCGTCGCTGTGCACCCTCTTCCTGCCGGTCTCCAACTCTCGCGGCGCCTTCTACGGCAGCGGCATGCAGCTCGTCAAGCAGGTCGGCGGCGCGCTCTTCATCATCTGCTGGAACGTGATGGTCACCAGCCTGGTGTGCCTCGTGGTGCGCCTCGTCGTGCCGCTGCGCATGCCCGACGATGAGCTGGCCATCGGCGACGACGCGGTGCACGGCGAGGAGGCCTACGCGCTGTGGGGCGACGGCGAGAAGTACGACTCCACCAAGCACGGCTGGTACTCCGACCACGACACGCAGCACCACAAGGCGCCCAGCGGCGTCACGCAGAACGTCTGA